The Salvelinus alpinus chromosome 28, SLU_Salpinus.1, whole genome shotgun sequence genome includes a window with the following:
- the LOC139557746 gene encoding translocon-associated protein subunit delta-like isoform X1, giving the protein MMIRIAAFLALVCLCTGESCSDPVITPSAYTTSDAVISSESVFIVELSLACANGAQSVALYADVNGRQFPVTRGQDVGKYQVSWSMPHKQASSGTYQVKFFDEESYSSLRKAQRNNEDVESIQPLFSVNVDHRGAWNGPWVPTEVMAALIGILVYYLAFSAKSTIQA; this is encoded by the exons ATGATGATCAGAATAGCAGCGTTTCTTGCTCTTGTATGCCTGTGCACGG GTGAGAGTTGTTCAGACCCTGTGATTACACCCTCTGCCTACACCACTTCTGATGCCGTCATCTCTTCTGAGTCCGTATTCATCGTGGAGCTCAGCCTGGCCTGTGCCAATGGAGCCCAG AGTGTGGCACTGTATGCTGATGTCAATGGAAGACAGTTCCCTGTGACTAGAGGCCAGGATGTTGGCAAGTACCAG GTGTCCTGGAGCATGCCCCACAAACAGGCCAGCTCTGGTACATACCAGGTCAAGTTCTTTGATGAGGAGTCCTACAGCTCTCTACGCAAG GCCCAGAGGAACAACGAGGATGTAGAATCCATCCAGCCCCTTTTCTCTGTCAATGTAGATCACAGG GGAGCGTGGAACGGCCCGTGGGTGCCTACTGAGGTTATGGCTGCTCTCATTGGCATCCTGGTGTATTACCTGGCCTTTAGCGCTAAGAGCACCATCCAGGCATAA
- the LOC139557746 gene encoding translocon-associated protein subunit delta-like isoform X2 has protein sequence MMIRIAAFLALVCLCTGESCSDPVITPSAYTTSDAVISSESVFIVELSLACANGAQSVALYADVNGRQFPVTRGQDVGKYQVSWSMPHKQASSGTYQVKFFDEESYSSLRKAQRNNEDVESIQPLFSVNVDHRGAWNGPWVPTEVMAALIGILVYYLAFSAKSTIQA, from the exons ATGATGATCAGAATAGCAGCGTTTCTTGCTCTTGTATGCCTGTGCACGG GTGAGAGTTGTTCAGACCCTGTGATTACACCCTCTGCCTACACCACTTCTGATGCCGTCATCTCTTCTGAGTCCGTATTCATCGTGGAGCTCAGCCTGGCCTGTGCCAATGGAGCCCAG AGTGTGGCACTGTATGCTGATGTCAATGGAAGACAGTTCCCTGTGACTAGAGGCCAGGATGTTGGCAAGTACCAG GTGTCCTGGAGCATGCCCCACAAACAGGCCAGCTCTGGTACATACCAGGTCAAGTTCTTTGATGAGGAGTCCTACAGCTCTCTACGCAAG GCCCAGAGGAACAACGAGGATGTAGAATCCATCCAGCCCCTTTTCTCTGTCAATGTAGATCACAGG GGAGCGTGGAACGGCCCGTGGGTGCCTACTGAGGTTATGGCTGCTCTCATTGGCATCCTGGTGTATTACCTGGCCTTTAGCGCTAAGAGCACCATCCAG GCATAA